The Chitinophaga flava genome has a segment encoding these proteins:
- a CDS encoding MFS transporter, protein MEYLKSKSAAAIDAAPETGTIQQLLMLCSIVFLGFLTLGISLGTLPAFVTNKLHYSSLMVGIVIGIQSAATLATRHFSGTICDTRGSKKSVSTGLILCALTGVFYLLSNAITSQPSFSILLLLAGRLVLGFGESLLITGALSWGIGLMGVKYSGKVMAWNGISMYGALAFGAPIGMWMENSLSLNGAFTAILILPVIALALAIGLSGVVPAGSARMPFYKVVKSIWRQGSGLALATMGFGVIASFITLYFAQQQWENASLSLTIFGIAYILARLFFSHLPDKHGGHIIAFYSLLVEVAGLTCIRMATSSEMAFVGVALTGFGFSLVFPSLGVEAVKQVTPQNRGVALGAYVAFFDLALGITGPLAGLIAGYCGYSFIYLTAAVAAATAILLNQAHRTKN, encoded by the coding sequence ATGGAATATTTAAAATCAAAATCAGCAGCAGCCATTGATGCGGCTCCGGAAACGGGCACCATCCAACAGCTGTTAATGCTCTGCAGCATTGTCTTCCTTGGCTTTTTAACATTGGGCATATCCCTCGGTACCTTACCTGCTTTTGTAACCAACAAACTACATTACAGCAGTTTGATGGTAGGCATTGTTATCGGTATTCAATCAGCAGCCACCCTGGCAACCAGGCATTTTTCAGGGACTATCTGTGATACCCGTGGCAGTAAAAAGTCTGTTTCAACCGGTTTAATTTTATGTGCCCTCACCGGTGTATTTTACCTGCTTTCCAATGCAATAACATCACAGCCATCCTTTAGTATTCTCCTGTTGTTAGCAGGGCGTTTGGTATTAGGGTTTGGAGAAAGTCTATTAATAACGGGAGCATTATCATGGGGAATAGGCCTGATGGGCGTAAAGTATTCCGGTAAAGTAATGGCCTGGAACGGAATTTCAATGTATGGAGCCCTGGCATTTGGCGCGCCCATTGGCATGTGGATGGAGAACAGCCTTTCATTAAACGGTGCTTTTACCGCTATATTGATTTTGCCAGTTATAGCGCTGGCACTGGCTATTGGGCTTAGCGGAGTGGTGCCGGCAGGTAGCGCAAGAATGCCGTTTTACAAAGTCGTTAAATCCATTTGGCGGCAAGGTAGCGGATTGGCTTTAGCAACAATGGGATTTGGGGTGATTGCATCTTTCATCACACTTTACTTTGCGCAGCAGCAATGGGAGAACGCTTCACTATCACTCACTATCTTCGGTATCGCCTATATATTGGCACGGCTGTTCTTTTCTCATCTGCCTGATAAACATGGTGGTCATATCATTGCCTTTTATTCACTACTGGTGGAAGTTGCGGGGCTCACCTGCATCAGGATGGCAACATCTTCCGAAATGGCTTTCGTGGGCGTAGCCCTTACTGGTTTTGGTTTCTCACTGGTGTTTCCTTCATTGGGTGTAGAAGCTGTTAAACAAGTGACACCACAAAACAGAGGCGTAGCTTTAGGCGCCTATGTTGCTTTCTTTGACCTCGCACTAGGCATTACCGGACCACTGGCTGGGCTGATAGCCGGATATTGCGGATATTCGTTTATCTACCTGACTGCTGCAGTTGCCGCTGCTACTGCAATACTGCTGAATCAGGCACATCGAACGAAAAATTAA